Proteins found in one Lycium ferocissimum isolate CSIRO_LF1 chromosome 6, AGI_CSIRO_Lferr_CH_V1, whole genome shotgun sequence genomic segment:
- the LOC132060433 gene encoding protein LNK1-like isoform X2, which produces MLEKDSRAGMLDCVEEVSSLASENTRTANYCSRSNNRDSTSGGFHSNGPILDDKTAAVGENLYSYSLVPISQADNDLSFFDSNHEDKNTTDLLYYSWPEMENFEDVDRMFRSCDSTFGLGASIEDALGLFSSSDVIEGSGGGLRSDFEFPCPSSSALENISGSQEASRRKETCSSINDSGTKDDPFSHTGSSMPLEDDSAFLNHLYFLNGSSDSDCKIVPKKKINLHKKHSKHQNQSEGKTKDVYLGTGETYNYINSLPEERKHPTAITASQVALTSTGIQQQMQVDGSDFGCFQGGNSYLSSDYSHSDQTTVCPTLSIVKSGKSSLMPLSAKDSYPSNQTQSMESLPDPSFQVAGIGTNENMAEKLLHHSGVKHENNRDLGSVCTGIPAELGSSIVKESSCISFGLNEISEEAKSFHQLQRVMERLDIRTKLRIRDSLYRLAQSAEQRLRYANLNNGSGDNRSTSGAFVDDGAYRCTGYLDMEKNTNSIDRSIAHLLFHRPSNSSVMPDSLALKSPSMIYGSSSSPQMIGENSISAVENAAETEKRNC; this is translated from the exons CTGTGTCGAAGAAGTTTCAAGTCTAGCATCTGAAAATACTAGGACAGCAAATTATTGCTCCAGAAGTAACAATAGAGACTCCACTAGCGGTGGCTTCCATTCTAATGGCCCCATTCTGGATGACAAGACTGCTGCAGTTGGGGAAAACCTGTATAGCTATTCGCTTGTTCCCATTTCTCAGGCAGATAATGATCTCAGTTTTTTTGATAGTAATCACGAGGATAAAAACACTACCGATCTCTTATATTATAGCTGGCCTGAGATGGAAAACTTTGAGGATGTTGACAGGATGTTCAG GAGTTGCGATTCAACTTTTGGACTTGGAGCTAGTATTGAAGATGCCCTTGGTTTGTTTTCGTCATCTGATGTTATTGAAGGATCTGGAGGTGGATTGAGATCAGATTTCGAGTTTCCCTGCCCATCGTCCAGCGCACTTGAAAATATCTCTGGAAGTCAGGAAGCTTCCAGGAGAAAGGAAACATGCAGTTCGATTAATGATTCGGGCACTAAAGATGACCCATTTAGTCATACTGGCAGTTCAATGCCCTTAGAGGATGATTCAGCCTTTCTGAATCATCTATATTTTCTAAATGGATCGAGTGATTCAGATTGCAAGATAGTGCCCaaaaagaag ATTAATCTGCATAAAAAGCACTCTAAGCACCAGAATCAATCTGAGGGGAAAACAAAAGATGTTTACTTGGGAACTGGAGAGACATACAACTATATTAATAGCCTTCCAGAAGAGAGAAAACATCCTACTGCAATCACTGCATCTCAGGTGGCTCTCACATCCACAGGTATTCAGCAGCAAATGCAAGTTGATGGATCTGATTTTGGGTGTTTTCAGGGTGGCAATTCTTACTTATCTTCGGATTACAGTCATTCAGATCAGACTACGGTTTGTCCAACGTTATCCATAGTTAAATCTGGAAAAAGCAGTCTCATGCCTCTTTCCGCTAAGGACTCCTATCCATCAAATCAGACGCAGTCGATGGAAAGCTTACCTGATCCTTCTTTTCAGGTGGCTGGTATAGGAACAAATGAAAATATGGCGGAGAAGCTACTTCACCATTCTGGAGTTAAGCATGAAAATAACAGGGATCTTGGAAGTGTCTGCACGGGAATTCCAGCAGAATTAGGTTCCTCAATTGTAAAGGAGAGCTCCTGCATAAGTTTTGGTTTGAATGAAATTTCTGAGGAAGCAAAGAGTTTTCATCAGCTTCAACGTGTCATGGAACGG TTGGATATACGAACAAAGCTACGCATAAGGGATAGCTTGTATCGGTTGGCTCAAAGTGCTGAACAAAGGCTTAGATATGCTAATCTCAATAATGGATCTGGTGATAATCGAAGCACAAGCGGAGCTTTTGTTGACGATGGAGCATACAG GTGCACAGGATATTTGGACATGGAGAAGAACACAAACTCTATAGATCGATCTATTGCTCATTTGCTTTTCCACAGGCCTTCAAACTCATCTGTGATGCCTGATTCTTTGGCTTTGAAGTCACCTTCCATG ATATATGGGTCTTCGAGTAGCCCTCAAATGATTGGTGAGAACTCAATTTCTGCTGTAGAAAATGCAGCCGAAACAGAAAAGAGGAATTGCTGA
- the LOC132060433 gene encoding protein LNK1-like isoform X1, which produces MLEKDSRAGMLDCVEEVSSLASENTRTANYCSRSNNRDSTSGGFHSNGPILDDKTAAVGENLYSYSLVPISQADNDLSFFDSNHEDKNTTDLLYYSWPEMENFEDVDRMFRSCDSTFGLGASIEDALGLFSSSDVIEGSGGGLRSDFEFPCPSSSALENISGSQEASRRKETCSSINDSGTKDDPFSHTGSSMPLEDDSAFLNHLYFLNGSSDSDCKIVPKKKINLHKKHSKHQNQSEGKTKDVYLGTGETYNYINSLPEERKHPTAITASQVALTSTGIQQQMQVDGSDFGCFQGGNSYLSSDYSHSDQTTVCPTLSIVKSGKSSLMPLSAKDSYPSNQTQSMESLPDPSFQVAGIGTNENMAEKLLHHSGVKHENNRDLGSVCTGIPAELGSSIVKESSCISFGLNEISEEAKSFHQLQRVMERLDIRTKLRIRDSLYRLAQSAEQRLRYANLNNGSGDNRSTSGAFVDDGAYRCTGYLDMEKNTNSIDRSIAHLLFHRPSNSSVMPDSLALKSPSMVGVSTYASKFHIQQSVSQNIPCNLSVNRYMGLRVALK; this is translated from the exons CTGTGTCGAAGAAGTTTCAAGTCTAGCATCTGAAAATACTAGGACAGCAAATTATTGCTCCAGAAGTAACAATAGAGACTCCACTAGCGGTGGCTTCCATTCTAATGGCCCCATTCTGGATGACAAGACTGCTGCAGTTGGGGAAAACCTGTATAGCTATTCGCTTGTTCCCATTTCTCAGGCAGATAATGATCTCAGTTTTTTTGATAGTAATCACGAGGATAAAAACACTACCGATCTCTTATATTATAGCTGGCCTGAGATGGAAAACTTTGAGGATGTTGACAGGATGTTCAG GAGTTGCGATTCAACTTTTGGACTTGGAGCTAGTATTGAAGATGCCCTTGGTTTGTTTTCGTCATCTGATGTTATTGAAGGATCTGGAGGTGGATTGAGATCAGATTTCGAGTTTCCCTGCCCATCGTCCAGCGCACTTGAAAATATCTCTGGAAGTCAGGAAGCTTCCAGGAGAAAGGAAACATGCAGTTCGATTAATGATTCGGGCACTAAAGATGACCCATTTAGTCATACTGGCAGTTCAATGCCCTTAGAGGATGATTCAGCCTTTCTGAATCATCTATATTTTCTAAATGGATCGAGTGATTCAGATTGCAAGATAGTGCCCaaaaagaag ATTAATCTGCATAAAAAGCACTCTAAGCACCAGAATCAATCTGAGGGGAAAACAAAAGATGTTTACTTGGGAACTGGAGAGACATACAACTATATTAATAGCCTTCCAGAAGAGAGAAAACATCCTACTGCAATCACTGCATCTCAGGTGGCTCTCACATCCACAGGTATTCAGCAGCAAATGCAAGTTGATGGATCTGATTTTGGGTGTTTTCAGGGTGGCAATTCTTACTTATCTTCGGATTACAGTCATTCAGATCAGACTACGGTTTGTCCAACGTTATCCATAGTTAAATCTGGAAAAAGCAGTCTCATGCCTCTTTCCGCTAAGGACTCCTATCCATCAAATCAGACGCAGTCGATGGAAAGCTTACCTGATCCTTCTTTTCAGGTGGCTGGTATAGGAACAAATGAAAATATGGCGGAGAAGCTACTTCACCATTCTGGAGTTAAGCATGAAAATAACAGGGATCTTGGAAGTGTCTGCACGGGAATTCCAGCAGAATTAGGTTCCTCAATTGTAAAGGAGAGCTCCTGCATAAGTTTTGGTTTGAATGAAATTTCTGAGGAAGCAAAGAGTTTTCATCAGCTTCAACGTGTCATGGAACGG TTGGATATACGAACAAAGCTACGCATAAGGGATAGCTTGTATCGGTTGGCTCAAAGTGCTGAACAAAGGCTTAGATATGCTAATCTCAATAATGGATCTGGTGATAATCGAAGCACAAGCGGAGCTTTTGTTGACGATGGAGCATACAG GTGCACAGGATATTTGGACATGGAGAAGAACACAAACTCTATAGATCGATCTATTGCTCATTTGCTTTTCCACAGGCCTTCAAACTCATCTGTGATGCCTGATTCTTTGGCTTTGAAGTCACCTTCCATGGTAGGTGTTTCGACATATGCTTCCAAATTTCATATTCAACAATCTGTATCTCAAAACATACCCTGCAACTTATCGGTGAACAGATATATGGGTCTTCGAGTAGCCCTCAAATGA
- the LOC132060433 gene encoding protein LNK1-like isoform X4, translating into MLEKDSRAGMLDCVEEVSSLASENTRTANYCSRSNNRDSTSGGFHSNGPILDDKTAAVGENLYSYSLVPISQADNDLSFFDSNHEDKNTTDLLYYSWPEMENFEDVDRMFRSCDSTFGLGASIEDALGLFSSSDVIEGSGGGLRSDFEFPCPSSSALENISGSQEASRRKETCSSINDSGTKDDPFSHTGSSMPLEDDSAFLNHLYFLNGSSDSDCKIVPKKKINLHKKHSKHQNQSEGKTKDVYLGTGETYNYINSLPEERKHPTAITASQVALTSTGIQQQMQVDGSDFGCFQGGNSYLSSDYSHSDQTTVAGIGTNENMAEKLLHHSGVKHENNRDLGSVCTGIPAELGSSIVKESSCISFGLNEISEEAKSFHQLQRVMERLDIRTKLRIRDSLYRLAQSAEQRLRYANLNNGSGDNRSTSGAFVDDGAYRCTGYLDMEKNTNSIDRSIAHLLFHRPSNSSVMPDSLALKSPSMVGVSTYASKFHIQQSVSQNIPCNLSVNRYMGLRVALK; encoded by the exons CTGTGTCGAAGAAGTTTCAAGTCTAGCATCTGAAAATACTAGGACAGCAAATTATTGCTCCAGAAGTAACAATAGAGACTCCACTAGCGGTGGCTTCCATTCTAATGGCCCCATTCTGGATGACAAGACTGCTGCAGTTGGGGAAAACCTGTATAGCTATTCGCTTGTTCCCATTTCTCAGGCAGATAATGATCTCAGTTTTTTTGATAGTAATCACGAGGATAAAAACACTACCGATCTCTTATATTATAGCTGGCCTGAGATGGAAAACTTTGAGGATGTTGACAGGATGTTCAG GAGTTGCGATTCAACTTTTGGACTTGGAGCTAGTATTGAAGATGCCCTTGGTTTGTTTTCGTCATCTGATGTTATTGAAGGATCTGGAGGTGGATTGAGATCAGATTTCGAGTTTCCCTGCCCATCGTCCAGCGCACTTGAAAATATCTCTGGAAGTCAGGAAGCTTCCAGGAGAAAGGAAACATGCAGTTCGATTAATGATTCGGGCACTAAAGATGACCCATTTAGTCATACTGGCAGTTCAATGCCCTTAGAGGATGATTCAGCCTTTCTGAATCATCTATATTTTCTAAATGGATCGAGTGATTCAGATTGCAAGATAGTGCCCaaaaagaag ATTAATCTGCATAAAAAGCACTCTAAGCACCAGAATCAATCTGAGGGGAAAACAAAAGATGTTTACTTGGGAACTGGAGAGACATACAACTATATTAATAGCCTTCCAGAAGAGAGAAAACATCCTACTGCAATCACTGCATCTCAGGTGGCTCTCACATCCACAGGTATTCAGCAGCAAATGCAAGTTGATGGATCTGATTTTGGGTGTTTTCAGGGTGGCAATTCTTACTTATCTTCGGATTACAGTCATTCAGATCAGACTACG GTGGCTGGTATAGGAACAAATGAAAATATGGCGGAGAAGCTACTTCACCATTCTGGAGTTAAGCATGAAAATAACAGGGATCTTGGAAGTGTCTGCACGGGAATTCCAGCAGAATTAGGTTCCTCAATTGTAAAGGAGAGCTCCTGCATAAGTTTTGGTTTGAATGAAATTTCTGAGGAAGCAAAGAGTTTTCATCAGCTTCAACGTGTCATGGAACGG TTGGATATACGAACAAAGCTACGCATAAGGGATAGCTTGTATCGGTTGGCTCAAAGTGCTGAACAAAGGCTTAGATATGCTAATCTCAATAATGGATCTGGTGATAATCGAAGCACAAGCGGAGCTTTTGTTGACGATGGAGCATACAG GTGCACAGGATATTTGGACATGGAGAAGAACACAAACTCTATAGATCGATCTATTGCTCATTTGCTTTTCCACAGGCCTTCAAACTCATCTGTGATGCCTGATTCTTTGGCTTTGAAGTCACCTTCCATGGTAGGTGTTTCGACATATGCTTCCAAATTTCATATTCAACAATCTGTATCTCAAAACATACCCTGCAACTTATCGGTGAACAGATATATGGGTCTTCGAGTAGCCCTCAAATGA
- the LOC132060433 gene encoding protein LNK1-like isoform X3, which yields MLEKDSRAGMLDCVEEVSSLASENTRTANYCSRSNNRDSTSGGFHSNGPILDDKTAAVGENLYSYSLVPISQADNDLSFFDSNHEDKNTTDLLYYSWPEMENFEDVDRMFRSCDSTFGLGASIEDALGLFSSSDVIEGSGGGLRSDFEFPCPSSSALENISGSQEASRRKETCSSINDSGTKDDPFSHTGSSMPLEDDSAFLNHLYFLNGSSDSDCKIVPKKKINLHKKHSKHQNQSEGKTKDVYLGTGETYNYINSLPEERKHPTAITASQGGNSYLSSDYSHSDQTTVCPTLSIVKSGKSSLMPLSAKDSYPSNQTQSMESLPDPSFQVAGIGTNENMAEKLLHHSGVKHENNRDLGSVCTGIPAELGSSIVKESSCISFGLNEISEEAKSFHQLQRVMERLDIRTKLRIRDSLYRLAQSAEQRLRYANLNNGSGDNRSTSGAFVDDGAYRCTGYLDMEKNTNSIDRSIAHLLFHRPSNSSVMPDSLALKSPSMVGVSTYASKFHIQQSVSQNIPCNLSVNRYMGLRVALK from the exons CTGTGTCGAAGAAGTTTCAAGTCTAGCATCTGAAAATACTAGGACAGCAAATTATTGCTCCAGAAGTAACAATAGAGACTCCACTAGCGGTGGCTTCCATTCTAATGGCCCCATTCTGGATGACAAGACTGCTGCAGTTGGGGAAAACCTGTATAGCTATTCGCTTGTTCCCATTTCTCAGGCAGATAATGATCTCAGTTTTTTTGATAGTAATCACGAGGATAAAAACACTACCGATCTCTTATATTATAGCTGGCCTGAGATGGAAAACTTTGAGGATGTTGACAGGATGTTCAG GAGTTGCGATTCAACTTTTGGACTTGGAGCTAGTATTGAAGATGCCCTTGGTTTGTTTTCGTCATCTGATGTTATTGAAGGATCTGGAGGTGGATTGAGATCAGATTTCGAGTTTCCCTGCCCATCGTCCAGCGCACTTGAAAATATCTCTGGAAGTCAGGAAGCTTCCAGGAGAAAGGAAACATGCAGTTCGATTAATGATTCGGGCACTAAAGATGACCCATTTAGTCATACTGGCAGTTCAATGCCCTTAGAGGATGATTCAGCCTTTCTGAATCATCTATATTTTCTAAATGGATCGAGTGATTCAGATTGCAAGATAGTGCCCaaaaagaag ATTAATCTGCATAAAAAGCACTCTAAGCACCAGAATCAATCTGAGGGGAAAACAAAAGATGTTTACTTGGGAACTGGAGAGACATACAACTATATTAATAGCCTTCCAGAAGAGAGAAAACATCCTACTGCAATCACTGCATCTCAG GGTGGCAATTCTTACTTATCTTCGGATTACAGTCATTCAGATCAGACTACGGTTTGTCCAACGTTATCCATAGTTAAATCTGGAAAAAGCAGTCTCATGCCTCTTTCCGCTAAGGACTCCTATCCATCAAATCAGACGCAGTCGATGGAAAGCTTACCTGATCCTTCTTTTCAGGTGGCTGGTATAGGAACAAATGAAAATATGGCGGAGAAGCTACTTCACCATTCTGGAGTTAAGCATGAAAATAACAGGGATCTTGGAAGTGTCTGCACGGGAATTCCAGCAGAATTAGGTTCCTCAATTGTAAAGGAGAGCTCCTGCATAAGTTTTGGTTTGAATGAAATTTCTGAGGAAGCAAAGAGTTTTCATCAGCTTCAACGTGTCATGGAACGG TTGGATATACGAACAAAGCTACGCATAAGGGATAGCTTGTATCGGTTGGCTCAAAGTGCTGAACAAAGGCTTAGATATGCTAATCTCAATAATGGATCTGGTGATAATCGAAGCACAAGCGGAGCTTTTGTTGACGATGGAGCATACAG GTGCACAGGATATTTGGACATGGAGAAGAACACAAACTCTATAGATCGATCTATTGCTCATTTGCTTTTCCACAGGCCTTCAAACTCATCTGTGATGCCTGATTCTTTGGCTTTGAAGTCACCTTCCATGGTAGGTGTTTCGACATATGCTTCCAAATTTCATATTCAACAATCTGTATCTCAAAACATACCCTGCAACTTATCGGTGAACAGATATATGGGTCTTCGAGTAGCCCTCAAATGA
- the LOC132060433 gene encoding protein LNK1-like isoform X5 yields MLEKDSRAGMLDCVEEVSSLASENTRTANYCSRSNNRDSTSGGFHSNGPILDDKTAAVGENLYSYSLVPISQADNDLSFFDSNHEDKNTTDLLYYSWPEMENFEDVDRMFRSCDSTFGLGASIEDALGLFSSSDVIEGSGGGLRSDFEFPCPSSSALENISGSQEASRRKETCSSINDSGTKDDPFSHTGSSMPLEDDSAFLNHLYFLNGSSDSDCKIVPKKKINLHKKHSKHQNQSEGKTKDVYLGTGETYNYINSLPEERKHPTAITASQGGNSYLSSDYSHSDQTTVAGIGTNENMAEKLLHHSGVKHENNRDLGSVCTGIPAELGSSIVKESSCISFGLNEISEEAKSFHQLQRVMERLDIRTKLRIRDSLYRLAQSAEQRLRYANLNNGSGDNRSTSGAFVDDGAYRCTGYLDMEKNTNSIDRSIAHLLFHRPSNSSVMPDSLALKSPSMVGVSTYASKFHIQQSVSQNIPCNLSVNRYMGLRVALK; encoded by the exons CTGTGTCGAAGAAGTTTCAAGTCTAGCATCTGAAAATACTAGGACAGCAAATTATTGCTCCAGAAGTAACAATAGAGACTCCACTAGCGGTGGCTTCCATTCTAATGGCCCCATTCTGGATGACAAGACTGCTGCAGTTGGGGAAAACCTGTATAGCTATTCGCTTGTTCCCATTTCTCAGGCAGATAATGATCTCAGTTTTTTTGATAGTAATCACGAGGATAAAAACACTACCGATCTCTTATATTATAGCTGGCCTGAGATGGAAAACTTTGAGGATGTTGACAGGATGTTCAG GAGTTGCGATTCAACTTTTGGACTTGGAGCTAGTATTGAAGATGCCCTTGGTTTGTTTTCGTCATCTGATGTTATTGAAGGATCTGGAGGTGGATTGAGATCAGATTTCGAGTTTCCCTGCCCATCGTCCAGCGCACTTGAAAATATCTCTGGAAGTCAGGAAGCTTCCAGGAGAAAGGAAACATGCAGTTCGATTAATGATTCGGGCACTAAAGATGACCCATTTAGTCATACTGGCAGTTCAATGCCCTTAGAGGATGATTCAGCCTTTCTGAATCATCTATATTTTCTAAATGGATCGAGTGATTCAGATTGCAAGATAGTGCCCaaaaagaag ATTAATCTGCATAAAAAGCACTCTAAGCACCAGAATCAATCTGAGGGGAAAACAAAAGATGTTTACTTGGGAACTGGAGAGACATACAACTATATTAATAGCCTTCCAGAAGAGAGAAAACATCCTACTGCAATCACTGCATCTCAG GGTGGCAATTCTTACTTATCTTCGGATTACAGTCATTCAGATCAGACTACG GTGGCTGGTATAGGAACAAATGAAAATATGGCGGAGAAGCTACTTCACCATTCTGGAGTTAAGCATGAAAATAACAGGGATCTTGGAAGTGTCTGCACGGGAATTCCAGCAGAATTAGGTTCCTCAATTGTAAAGGAGAGCTCCTGCATAAGTTTTGGTTTGAATGAAATTTCTGAGGAAGCAAAGAGTTTTCATCAGCTTCAACGTGTCATGGAACGG TTGGATATACGAACAAAGCTACGCATAAGGGATAGCTTGTATCGGTTGGCTCAAAGTGCTGAACAAAGGCTTAGATATGCTAATCTCAATAATGGATCTGGTGATAATCGAAGCACAAGCGGAGCTTTTGTTGACGATGGAGCATACAG GTGCACAGGATATTTGGACATGGAGAAGAACACAAACTCTATAGATCGATCTATTGCTCATTTGCTTTTCCACAGGCCTTCAAACTCATCTGTGATGCCTGATTCTTTGGCTTTGAAGTCACCTTCCATGGTAGGTGTTTCGACATATGCTTCCAAATTTCATATTCAACAATCTGTATCTCAAAACATACCCTGCAACTTATCGGTGAACAGATATATGGGTCTTCGAGTAGCCCTCAAATGA